In Neptuniibacter halophilus, the genomic stretch CCGGCGAAGAGGGTGTGACGCTGGAAGACTATATTCTTTACCATAAATCGATCTGCCTCGATCAGGTGTATCTGCAGCAGGATGCGTTTGACCCGGTGGATGTTTCTGTGCCGCTGGCGCGGCAGAAACAGGTCTTCAATCTGCTCCGGGAGTGCCTGTTGCAGCCCGCTGAGTTCAGCGATAAAGAGTCGGTACGGGAGCACTTTGTGAAGCTGACCGGGTTATTCCGTAACCTCAATTACAGTCGCACGGAGGGGCCGGATTTCCGGCGCTATCTGGCGGAGATTAAAGGGCTCTGCCGACTGGCCTCCTGAAAGCATTGATCTGAGTCATATTTTTTACCGGATGAGTGGTCTGTTTGGTGGCAGTTCTGTTACAGTTGACCGCTGGCCCCGACTTACAGATAGCGCCAGGACGGGTGTTGTCAGAGACGTCACAATAAACCATCCCTCTGCAAGGTATCTGTTTCGGGGATGATTAAATTCCACCCCCGGCTGATGATTACCCGCTTTCCTATATGACTCAGATCAAGGCTACCTCGCTGTCTCGCTACCTGTTGTTCGGTACAGTGGCTATTGCCGTTCTCCTGCTGGCTTCGGTGGCCAGTCATTTCCTGTATAAAAACCTGCGCGATAACGAGCAGCGCCTGGCGGCGCTTGAGCAGGAGATTATGCAGAAAGGCCGCGATCAGTTGCTGGCCGAAGTGAATAGCGCCAAGGACTACATCAGTTACACTCTGGCCCGGGCGGAGCAGGTGCTGCAGGAGCAGTCCAAAGCTGAGGTTCTTAAAGCACACAGCATCGCCGAGACTATTTATCAGCGCGAGCGGGATCGCCGTCCGCTGGTGGAAATCAAAGAGCTGATCCGCGAAACGCTGCGTGATATCCGTTTTTTCAATGGCCGTGGTTATATCTTTATCGATGATGATCAGGGTAATTGTGTCCTGTTGCCGACTTCACCTCAGGTGGAGGGTAAATCGCTCTACGATAATCAGGATGATACCGGGCACTACATTATGCGCGGTCTGCTGGAAGCTGTGGATAACCCGCAAGGCGAAGGCTTTTCACGTTACCGCTGGTATCCGCCCCATGATCAGAAGCATATGGCGGATAAAATTGCCTTTGTGAAAGCCTTTGAGCCTTTCTCCTGGGTGATAGGTGCCGGTGATTATCTCTACCGCATTGAAGATGATCTCAAGGTTGAAGCCTTGAAACGTCTGGAATCGATTCGGTTTGGCGAGCATGGCTATTTCGCGGTTTTCAGCCCGGATGGGGCGATGCTGACGTCACCCGGTATCAGCTCGTTGCAGGGTAAGCACCAACTGACGGCTGAGCAGAAGGCTCAGGAAGAGCAGGTGCTGGCCACGATTATGACTGCGGCGCAGAACGGCGGAGGTTTTGTCGAGTACGACTGGTATTTCCCGAATGGCAGAGATCTGGCGTCTAAGGTCTCACTGGTGGATACCGTGCCCGGACTGGGCTGGATACTGGTGGCTGGTTTTTACCCGGAAGATATCCGCCAGCTTCTGGATTCGCAGCAGCGCTTGCTCGAAGAAACCATGCGCGAAGACCGGGTGCAGATCTATCTGTTCCTGATTCTGGCAACACTGGTGACACTGGCGCTGAGCCTGCTGTTTTCCGGTTGGCTTAATCGCCGTTTTACCGACTATCACAATGAGATCGAAAACAAGCAGCAGGCGCTGGAGCTGGCTTCTAAGGTGTTTGACAGTGCCAGTGAGGGGATCATGGTCAGCGGTTCGGATAATCGCTTGCTGGCGGTTAACGATGCGTTTGTTGAGATCACCGGGTACCCGGCGGAAGAGGCGATTGGCCGTAACCCGCGTTTCCTGCAGTCAGGCAGGCATGATGCCGCGTTCTATACACAGATGTGGCAAAACCTGAATGCGCATGGTCAGTGGAGCGGTGAGATCTGGAACCGCCGTAAAAATGGTGAACTGTTCCCGCAGTGGATATCGATCATCGCATCGACCGACAATCATGGCATGGTGCAGCATTACATCGCTTCTATCGCGGATCTGACAGAACGGAAGCAGGTTGAGGAGAAGCTACGTTATCTCTCCGATTATGATCCTCTGACCAATCTACCTAACCGGCGATTGCTCGGCTATCGGGTTGAACAGACGATCTCCCTGAGTAAGCGTAAACAGAGTCAGCAGTTCGCCCTGTTGCTGATCGATCTGGATCACTTTAAAAACATTAACGACAGTCTGGGTCACCGCTTTGGTGATGAGATTCTGCAAAAGGTCGCCGAACGGATTCAGAAACAGGTACGTGACGGGGATACCGTCAGCCGTCTGGGCGGTGATGAGTTTATGATTCTGATGCCGGCGCTGGAAAAACCAGAGCAGGCGGCCAATCTGGCGGATCGTATACTGCAGCAGGTAGCTCAGCCGTTAGAGGCTGAAGGCCATATGACGATCACCCCCAGTGTCGGCATAGCGGTGTATCCGGATGATGGCGATAGCTTCGATGAGCTGATGCGTAACGCCGATGCCGCGATGCACTTTGCCAAGAAGCAGGGGCGCAATAACTACCAGTTCTATACCGCTGAGATGAATCAGCATGCCTCGAACCGGCTCAAGGTGGAGATCG encodes the following:
- a CDS encoding bifunctional diguanylate cyclase/phosphodiesterase; amino-acid sequence: MTQIKATSLSRYLLFGTVAIAVLLLASVASHFLYKNLRDNEQRLAALEQEIMQKGRDQLLAEVNSAKDYISYTLARAEQVLQEQSKAEVLKAHSIAETIYQRERDRRPLVEIKELIRETLRDIRFFNGRGYIFIDDDQGNCVLLPTSPQVEGKSLYDNQDDTGHYIMRGLLEAVDNPQGEGFSRYRWYPPHDQKHMADKIAFVKAFEPFSWVIGAGDYLYRIEDDLKVEALKRLESIRFGEHGYFAVFSPDGAMLTSPGISSLQGKHQLTAEQKAQEEQVLATIMTAAQNGGGFVEYDWYFPNGRDLASKVSLVDTVPGLGWILVAGFYPEDIRQLLDSQQRLLEETMREDRVQIYLFLILATLVTLALSLLFSGWLNRRFTDYHNEIENKQQALELASKVFDSASEGIMVSGSDNRLLAVNDAFVEITGYPAEEAIGRNPRFLQSGRHDAAFYTQMWQNLNAHGQWSGEIWNRRKNGELFPQWISIIASTDNHGMVQHYIASIADLTERKQVEEKLRYLSDYDPLTNLPNRRLLGYRVEQTISLSKRKQSQQFALLLIDLDHFKNINDSLGHRFGDEILQKVAERIQKQVRDGDTVSRLGGDEFMILMPALEKPEQAANLADRILQQVAQPLEAEGHMTITPSVGIAVYPDDGDSFDELMRNADAAMHFAKKQGRNNYQFYTAEMNQHASNRLKVEIALRKAIENQEFELFYQPQLQLENGRLAGFEALIRWRNPETGLVPPNDFIPLAEETGLILQIGNWVLQEACRQGARWLAQSEHPFTMSVNVSVRQFRPDLVQEVRSALVMAGLPPEALVIEITESSLMQNQETTLHLLQELKKLGVQLSLDDFGTGYSCMAYLKRFNLDQLKIDRAFIDELPDNQDDAAITSAIIDVASHLGLITVAEGIETPEQASFLAEMGCIEGQGYLFERPLPAEKIQQLFFE